A portion of the Blastochloris tepida genome contains these proteins:
- a CDS encoding heme ABC transporter permease yields the protein MALIDLANPTRFLSFARPAIPIAGVIAAGLLAVGIYLAFFVAPEDYQQGATVRILYIHVPSAWLGMACYVVMTLSALGTLVWKHPLADVSQKAAAPIGAAFTLLCLVTGALWGRPMWGTYWVWDARLTSTLVLLLIYLGLIALWRTVEDPGRAGRAAAVLTLVGAVNIPIIKFSVDWWNTLHQPTSVIRLGGPTIHSSILTPLLIMAVGATLMFVALHLAAMRNEILRRRVRTLRILAAQRGATA from the coding sequence ATGGCGCTCATTGATCTGGCCAATCCGACACGGTTTCTCTCGTTCGCCCGTCCGGCGATCCCGATCGCCGGGGTGATCGCCGCCGGCCTTCTGGCCGTCGGTATCTATCTCGCCTTCTTCGTCGCCCCCGAGGACTACCAGCAGGGTGCCACCGTGCGCATCCTCTACATCCACGTGCCCTCGGCGTGGCTGGGCATGGCCTGCTACGTGGTGATGACGCTGTCGGCGCTCGGCACCCTGGTGTGGAAGCACCCGCTGGCCGACGTGTCGCAGAAGGCGGCGGCGCCGATCGGCGCGGCGTTCACGCTGCTGTGCCTCGTTACCGGCGCGCTGTGGGGCCGGCCGATGTGGGGCACCTATTGGGTGTGGGACGCGCGGCTGACCTCCACGCTGGTGCTGCTCCTGATCTATCTCGGCCTGATCGCGCTGTGGCGCACGGTGGAGGATCCCGGCCGGGCCGGGCGCGCCGCTGCGGTGCTGACGCTGGTGGGCGCGGTCAACATTCCGATCATCAAGTTCTCGGTGGACTGGTGGAACACGCTGCATCAGCCGACCTCGGTGATTCGGCTGGGCGGTCCGACCATCCATTCGTCGATCCTGACGCCGCTCCTGATCATGGCGGTGGGCGCGACGCTGATGTTCGTGGCGCTGCACCTCGCCGCCATGCGCAACGAAATCCTGCGCCGGCGTGTGCGCACGCTGCGCATCCTTGCCGCCCAGCGCGGCGCCACTGCGTGA
- the ccmD gene encoding heme exporter protein CcmD, giving the protein MIDLGPHALFIQLAWAAAGLVAFSLIAWVTIDYRSQRRQLAALEQAANARRRPAAATPTPPTPPVLEGAGAP; this is encoded by the coding sequence ATGATCGACCTCGGACCGCATGCGCTGTTCATCCAGCTTGCCTGGGCCGCGGCCGGGCTGGTCGCCTTCAGCCTGATCGCCTGGGTGACGATCGACTACCGCAGCCAGCGCCGTCAGCTTGCGGCGCTGGAGCAGGCGGCCAATGCCCGCCGCCGGCCGGCCGCAGCCACGCCGACGCCGCCCACGCCGCCGGTGCTCGAAGGAGCCGGCGCGCCATGA
- a CDS encoding DsbE family thiol:disulfide interchange protein: protein MSQSETPKPDAGTPAPETPEAAPRRLKLALLPLGLFAALALLFWFGLFSGDKSKIPSALIGKPVPAFSLEPLEGTNLPGFSSGTLKDQVTLVNVWASWCIPCREEHPQLVELGKDPRVKLYGLNYKDKADNARRFLDNFGNPYVAIGVDQSGRTGIDWGVYGVPETFVIGRDGTIRYKFIGPIMPDTLKTTLMPEIEKALAK from the coding sequence ATGAGCCAGTCCGAGACCCCGAAGCCCGACGCCGGCACGCCGGCTCCCGAGACGCCCGAGGCCGCGCCGCGCCGGCTCAAGCTGGCGCTGCTGCCGCTCGGCCTGTTCGCGGCGCTGGCGCTGCTGTTCTGGTTCGGCCTGTTCTCGGGCGACAAGTCGAAGATCCCGTCGGCCCTGATCGGCAAGCCGGTGCCGGCCTTTTCGCTGGAGCCGCTGGAGGGGACGAACCTGCCGGGCTTCAGCTCCGGCACGCTCAAGGATCAGGTCACGCTGGTGAATGTGTGGGCCTCGTGGTGCATTCCCTGCCGCGAGGAGCATCCGCAGCTCGTCGAGCTGGGCAAGGATCCGCGCGTCAAGCTCTACGGCCTCAACTACAAGGACAAGGCCGACAACGCCCGCCGCTTCCTCGACAATTTCGGCAATCCCTATGTGGCGATCGGCGTCGACCAGAGTGGGCGCACCGGCATCGACTGGGGCGTCTACGGCGTGCCCGAGACCTTCGTGATCGGCCGCGACGGCACCATCCGCTACAAGTTCATCGGCCCGATCATGCCGGACACGCTCAAGACGACGCTGATGCCGGAGATCGAGAAGGCGCTGGCGAAGTAG
- a CDS encoding BolA family protein, translating to MTFAERIESRLRAALAPSELRVEDESARHAGHAGSRPGGETHFRIHIVAEVFRGKSRVARHRMVNDALRAEFAERIHALAIHAAAPGE from the coding sequence ATGACCTTTGCCGAACGCATCGAATCACGGCTTCGAGCCGCGCTGGCGCCGAGCGAGCTGCGCGTCGAGGACGAGTCCGCCCGCCACGCCGGGCATGCCGGCAGCCGGCCGGGCGGCGAGACGCATTTCCGCATCCATATCGTGGCCGAGGTGTTCCGGGGGAAGAGCCGCGTCGCGCGTCACCGCATGGTGAACGATGCGTTGCGCGCCGAGTTCGCCGAGCGCATCCACGCTCTGGCGATCCACGCCGCGGCCCCCGGTGAATAG
- a CDS encoding J domain-containing protein, translating into MKLNSPLFDRIRVKRAAEEPVVRARGPVCQWPGCEAAGTHRAPKGRGRDGEYLHFCLDHVREYNHSYNYFAGMSDEEVAAWQKAAVTGHRPTWKMGVNGVHASAHRAEAAFEAGEFAFGDPFRVFGARQAETQEPKARGRTIRNGERKALAALDLDVDATREEIKARFKTLAKRHHPDVNGGDTSSEDRLRDIISAYNYLKGAGLC; encoded by the coding sequence ATGAAACTGAACTCGCCCTTGTTCGATCGAATCCGCGTCAAGCGCGCCGCCGAGGAGCCGGTGGTGCGTGCGCGGGGGCCCGTGTGCCAGTGGCCGGGCTGCGAGGCGGCCGGCACGCACCGCGCACCCAAGGGCCGCGGCCGCGACGGCGAGTATCTGCACTTCTGCCTCGACCACGTGCGCGAATACAACCACTCCTACAACTACTTCGCCGGCATGAGCGACGAGGAGGTGGCCGCCTGGCAGAAGGCCGCGGTCACCGGCCATCGTCCGACCTGGAAGATGGGCGTCAACGGCGTCCATGCCAGCGCCCACAGGGCGGAGGCCGCGTTCGAGGCCGGCGAGTTCGCCTTCGGCGATCCGTTCCGGGTGTTCGGGGCGCGTCAGGCCGAGACGCAGGAGCCCAAGGCGCGCGGACGCACCATCCGCAATGGCGAGCGCAAGGCGCTGGCCGCGCTCGACCTCGACGTCGACGCCACCCGCGAGGAGATCAAGGCGCGGTTCAAGACGCTGGCCAAGCGCCACCATCCGGACGTCAATGGCGGCGACACCTCGTCCGAGGACAGGCTGCGTGACATCATCTCCGCCTACAACTACCTCAAGGGGGCCGGCCTCTGCTGA
- the cobS gene encoding cobaltochelatase subunit CobS, protein MNVSVPTAPLPDMKVSVRQVFGIDSDLEVPAYSEPEDHVPDLDADYVFDRATTLAILAGFAHNRRVMVAGYHGTGKSTHIEQVAARLNWPCVRVNLDSHISRIDLIGKDAIVIREGQQVTEFRDGILPWAYQNNVALVFDEYDAARPDVMFVIQRVLESSGRLTLLDQSRVIRPHPAFRLFATANTIGLGDTTGLYHGTQQINQAQMDRWSIVTTLNYLPHDKEVEIVLAKAKSFRTEKGRETISKMVRLADLTRNAFMNGDLSTVMSPRTVITWAENADIFQELAFAFRVTFLNKCDELERPLVAEFYQRCFGQDLPESAVNVALS, encoded by the coding sequence ATGAATGTCAGCGTGCCCACGGCCCCCCTTCCCGACATGAAAGTGTCGGTCCGGCAGGTGTTCGGGATCGACAGCGATCTCGAAGTGCCGGCCTATTCCGAGCCCGAGGACCACGTGCCGGACCTCGACGCCGACTATGTGTTCGACCGCGCGACCACGCTCGCCATCCTCGCCGGCTTCGCCCACAATCGCCGCGTCATGGTCGCCGGCTACCACGGCACCGGCAAGTCGACCCATATCGAGCAGGTGGCGGCGCGGCTCAACTGGCCGTGCGTGCGCGTCAATCTCGACAGCCACATCAGCCGTATCGACCTGATCGGCAAGGACGCCATTGTCATCCGCGAGGGCCAGCAGGTCACCGAGTTCCGCGACGGCATCCTGCCCTGGGCCTACCAGAACAATGTCGCGCTGGTGTTCGACGAGTACGACGCCGCGCGCCCCGACGTGATGTTCGTCATCCAGCGGGTGCTGGAATCCTCCGGCCGGCTGACGCTGCTCGACCAGAGCCGGGTCATCCGCCCTCACCCCGCCTTCCGGCTGTTCGCCACCGCCAACACCATCGGGCTCGGCGACACCACCGGCCTCTATCACGGCACCCAGCAGATCAACCAGGCGCAGATGGACCGCTGGTCGATCGTCACCACGCTGAACTATCTGCCGCACGACAAGGAGGTCGAGATCGTGCTGGCCAAGGCCAAGTCATTCCGCACCGAGAAGGGCCGCGAGACCATTTCTAAGATGGTGCGGCTGGCCGACCTCACCCGCAACGCCTTCATGAATGGCGACCTGTCGACGGTGATGAGCCCGCGCACGGTGATCACCTGGGCCGAGAACGCCGACATCTTCCAGGAACTGGCCTTCGCCTTCCGCGTCACCTTCCTCAACAAGTGCGACGAGCTGGAGCGGCCGCTGGTCGCCGAGTTCTACCAGCGCTGCTTCGGCCAGGATCTGCCCGAGTCGGCGGTGAACGTCGCGCTGTCATGA
- the cobT gene encoding cobaltochelatase subunit CobT, protein MASEPRTVGGSNRSKAGAREAPTEPFKRAVETCLKAIARRADLDVGFAAERPSLAGSRVRLPEPPRKLTPFEAGVVRGHADSVALRIACHDPAIHRRLAPEEREARAVFEAIEQARVEAIGAKRMAGVAGNLAAMLEERYRRGAYAEVTERADAPLADALAMLVRERLTGRPPPAGAEKLVGLWRDFVEERAGRDLDKLTGRIDDQRRFAETVRDLLSQLDMAEGRDTEPDDSEESGDDDQRDDDEESQDETGESAEGASERTGELGAEDLPDGTSELDDAPASDLPEETETGEAQDAGEPRRPRHALPNEVRGPDYRPFTGKFDEMVHAEDLCDAEELDRLRGYLDKQLSHLQGVVARLANRLQRRLLAQQNRGWDFDLEEGLLDPARLARVIIDPMHPLSFKMERDTRFRDTVVTLLIDNSGSMRGRPITVAATCADILARTLERCGVKVEILGFTTRAWKGGQSREAWLAAGKPPAPGRLNDLRHIVYKSADAPWRRARKNLGLMMREGLLKENIDGEALAWAHERLLVRPENRKILMMISDGAPVDDSTLSVNPGNYLERHLRWIIEEIETRSPVELIAIGIGHDVTRYYRRAVTIVDAEELGGVMTEKLAELFDEDMARPEPHPGRRRRRAA, encoded by the coding sequence ATGGCCAGCGAACCGCGGACGGTCGGCGGCTCGAACCGCAGCAAGGCCGGCGCGCGCGAGGCGCCGACCGAGCCGTTCAAGCGGGCGGTCGAGACCTGCCTGAAGGCGATCGCCCGGCGCGCCGATCTCGATGTCGGCTTTGCCGCCGAGCGGCCGAGCCTCGCCGGCAGCCGGGTGCGGCTGCCCGAGCCGCCGCGCAAGCTGACGCCGTTCGAGGCCGGGGTGGTGCGTGGCCACGCCGATTCCGTCGCGTTGCGCATCGCCTGCCACGACCCCGCCATCCACCGCCGGCTGGCGCCGGAGGAGCGCGAGGCGCGCGCGGTGTTCGAGGCCATCGAGCAGGCCCGGGTCGAGGCGATCGGCGCCAAGCGCATGGCCGGGGTGGCCGGCAACCTCGCCGCCATGCTGGAGGAACGCTACCGCCGCGGCGCCTATGCCGAGGTGACCGAGCGGGCGGACGCGCCGCTAGCCGATGCGCTGGCCATGCTGGTGCGCGAGCGGCTGACCGGCCGCCCGCCGCCGGCCGGCGCCGAGAAGCTGGTCGGGCTGTGGCGCGATTTCGTGGAGGAGCGCGCCGGGCGCGACCTCGACAAGCTCACCGGCCGCATCGACGACCAACGCCGCTTCGCCGAGACGGTGCGCGACCTGCTGTCCCAGCTCGACATGGCCGAGGGCCGCGACACCGAGCCCGACGACAGCGAGGAATCGGGCGACGACGACCAGCGCGACGACGATGAGGAAAGCCAGGACGAGACGGGCGAGAGCGCCGAGGGCGCGAGCGAACGCACCGGCGAGCTTGGCGCCGAGGACCTGCCTGACGGCACCAGCGAGCTCGACGACGCGCCGGCCAGCGACCTGCCGGAGGAGACCGAAACGGGCGAGGCCCAGGATGCCGGCGAGCCGCGCCGCCCCCGCCACGCTCTGCCCAACGAGGTGCGCGGACCGGACTACCGGCCGTTCACCGGCAAGTTCGACGAGATGGTGCACGCCGAGGATCTGTGCGACGCCGAGGAGCTCGACCGGCTGCGCGGCTATCTCGACAAGCAGCTGTCGCATCTGCAAGGCGTCGTCGCCCGCCTCGCCAACCGGCTGCAGCGGCGGCTGCTCGCCCAGCAGAACCGCGGCTGGGACTTCGACCTCGAGGAGGGGCTGCTCGATCCGGCGCGGCTCGCCCGCGTCATCATCGATCCGATGCACCCGCTGTCCTTCAAGATGGAGCGCGACACCCGCTTCCGCGACACGGTGGTGACGCTCCTGATCGACAATTCCGGCTCGATGCGCGGCCGGCCGATCACGGTGGCGGCGACCTGCGCCGACATCCTCGCCCGCACGCTGGAGCGCTGCGGCGTCAAGGTCGAGATCCTCGGCTTCACCACCCGGGCCTGGAAGGGCGGCCAGTCGCGCGAGGCGTGGCTCGCCGCCGGCAAGCCGCCGGCACCCGGCCGCCTCAACGATCTGCGCCACATCGTCTACAAGTCGGCCGATGCGCCGTGGCGGCGGGCGCGCAAGAATCTCGGCCTGATGATGCGCGAGGGCCTGCTGAAGGAGAATATCGACGGCGAGGCGCTGGCCTGGGCGCATGAACGGCTGCTGGTGCGGCCGGAGAACCGCAAGATCCTGATGATGATCTCGGACGGCGCCCCGGTCGACGACTCCACGCTGTCGGTCAATCCCGGCAATTATCTCGAGCGGCATCTGCGCTGGATCATCGAGGAGATCGAAACCCGCTCGCCGGTCGAGCTGATCGCCATCGGCATCGGCCACGACGTGACGCGCTACTACCGCCGGGCGGTGACCATCGTCGATGCCGAGGAGCTGGGGGGGGTGATGACCGAGAAGCTGGCCGAGCTGTTCGACGAGGACATGGCGCGGCCCGAGCCCCACCCCGGCCGCAGGCGCAGGCGGGCGGCATGA
- a CDS encoding esterase-like activity of phytase family protein, translated as MRARFRGLIAAAVVAAVVPFAATAVAKPKVLPAEPLALAVQATPVTSFDPGEPERKRFGRLEFRGGLELSADNPAFGGWSGLRLDAAGERILAVSDAGVWLTGRLDTANGRLSGLSDVRIAAMRGTAGEPLARIGRADVESLAVDGSACYVGIERVHEIRRYDCSGAPFAARGMPRPVPPALKKMPKNSGLEALVAVPRDLGGAASALAGSLIGITETGETGEADSLGFIIRGSRFATFRVKRSDDFSITDAALAGSDLLVLERHFSLLRGVSMRVRRIPLSAIEPGAVVDGEVLMTAGRGQQIDNMEGLAVHTNAAGETILTMISDDNFSFLQRTLILQFALVE; from the coding sequence ATGAGAGCACGATTTCGCGGTCTGATCGCCGCGGCGGTGGTTGCGGCGGTGGTGCCGTTTGCCGCCACCGCGGTTGCCAAGCCCAAGGTGCTGCCGGCCGAGCCGCTGGCGCTGGCGGTGCAGGCGACGCCGGTCACCAGCTTCGATCCGGGCGAGCCGGAGCGGAAGCGCTTCGGCCGGCTGGAGTTTCGCGGCGGGCTGGAGCTCTCGGCCGACAATCCCGCCTTCGGCGGCTGGTCGGGCTTGCGCCTGGATGCTGCGGGCGAGCGCATTCTCGCCGTCTCCGATGCCGGGGTGTGGCTGACCGGCCGGCTCGACACCGCGAACGGCCGGCTCAGCGGTTTGAGCGACGTGCGGATCGCGGCGATGCGCGGCACGGCCGGCGAGCCGCTGGCGCGGATCGGCCGCGCCGACGTCGAGTCGCTGGCCGTCGACGGCAGCGCCTGTTACGTCGGCATCGAGCGGGTGCACGAGATCCGCCGCTACGACTGCTCGGGTGCGCCGTTCGCCGCCCGCGGCATGCCCCGGCCGGTGCCGCCGGCGCTGAAGAAGATGCCGAAGAACAGCGGGCTCGAGGCGCTGGTCGCGGTGCCGCGCGATCTCGGCGGCGCCGCCAGCGCGCTGGCCGGCAGCCTGATCGGCATCACCGAGACCGGCGAAACCGGCGAGGCCGATTCGCTGGGCTTCATCATTCGCGGGTCGCGCTTCGCCACCTTCCGCGTCAAGCGGTCCGACGACTTCTCGATCACCGACGCGGCACTCGCCGGCAGCGACCTCCTGGTGCTGGAGCGCCACTTCTCGCTGCTGCGCGGGGTGTCGATGCGGGTGCGGCGGATTCCGCTTTCGGCGATCGAGCCCGGCGCGGTGGTCGACGGCGAGGTGCTGATGACCGCCGGCCGCGGCCAGCAGATCGACAATATGGAGGGGCTGGCGGTGCACACCAACGCCGCTGGCGAGACCATTTTGACGATGATCTCCGACGACAATTTCAGCTTCCTGCAGCGCACGCTGATCCTGCAGTTCGCGCTCGTCGAATAG
- the rplU gene encoding 50S ribosomal protein L21, whose product MFAVIKTGGKQYRVAPNDTLEIERLEAVAGETVTFSEVLLVGSEGETTVGAPTVAGAVVAAEVVELTRGPKVIAFKKRRRKNSRRKRGHRQDLMLVRITEIRRAGAA is encoded by the coding sequence ATGTTCGCGGTCATCAAGACGGGCGGCAAGCAATACCGCGTCGCCCCCAACGATACCCTAGAGATCGAACGGCTTGAGGCCGTGGCCGGAGAGACGGTGACGTTCTCCGAAGTGCTGCTGGTCGGCAGCGAGGGCGAAACCACGGTCGGCGCGCCGACCGTCGCGGGCGCCGTGGTTGCCGCCGAAGTGGTGGAGCTGACGCGCGGACCGAAGGTCATCGCCTTCAAGAAGCGCCGTCGCAAGAATTCCCGGCGCAAGCGTGGCCACCGTCAGGATCTGATGCTGGTCCGGATCACCGAGATCCGCCGCGCGGGCGCCGCCTGA
- the rpmA gene encoding 50S ribosomal protein L27 encodes MAHKKAGGSSRNGRDSNAQRLGVKKFGGEAVLAGNIIVRQRGTKWHAGDNVGIGKDHTLFATANGHVAYRTKANGRTFVSVIATMKAAE; translated from the coding sequence ATGGCACATAAAAAAGCAGGCGGCTCGTCGCGCAACGGGCGCGATTCGAACGCGCAACGCCTCGGCGTGAAGAAGTTCGGCGGCGAAGCTGTGCTCGCCGGCAACATCATCGTCCGTCAGCGTGGCACCAAGTGGCACGCGGGCGACAATGTCGGCATTGGCAAGGATCACACCCTCTTTGCCACCGCCAACGGCCACGTCGCGTATCGCACCAAAGCGAACGGCCGCACCTTCGTATCCGTCATTGCGACGATGAAGGCGGCCGAATAG
- a CDS encoding GNAT family N-acetyltransferase, with protein sequence MLRTPRLEDAAVIAALADDPAVAVNTALIPHPYRKQDAEAWIAQLAGPDDDGATFGIYPKHRDTFAGACGLNRLDGAMHLGYWLGAPYRNAGLATEAARAVIDFAFTRLDLPEITSAARVTNAASRRVLEKCGFQWTGVGLTRVKALGASVPVDRFRLDRKTWASLRAWGTMPLTEGPSIQAA encoded by the coding sequence GTGCTTCGCACGCCGCGTCTTGAGGACGCGGCCGTGATCGCGGCGCTGGCCGACGATCCTGCCGTGGCCGTCAACACGGCCCTGATTCCGCATCCCTATCGAAAACAGGACGCCGAGGCTTGGATCGCCCAGCTCGCCGGTCCGGACGACGATGGCGCGACCTTCGGCATTTACCCGAAGCATCGCGACACGTTCGCCGGCGCGTGCGGCTTGAACCGCCTCGATGGCGCGATGCACCTCGGCTATTGGCTGGGTGCGCCCTATCGCAATGCCGGGCTGGCCACCGAGGCTGCCCGCGCCGTCATCGATTTTGCCTTCACGCGCCTCGATCTGCCCGAGATCACCTCGGCGGCGCGCGTCACCAACGCCGCCTCGCGCCGGGTGCTCGAGAAGTGCGGCTTCCAGTGGACCGGCGTCGGCCTGACGCGGGTCAAGGCGCTCGGCGCCTCGGTGCCGGTCGATCGCTTCCGGCTCGACCGCAAGACCTGGGCGTCTTTGCGCGCCTGGGGCACGATGCCGCTCACCGAGGGGCCGTCGATCCAGGCGGCGTGA
- the obgE gene encoding GTPase ObgE, which produces MKFLDQAKVYVKAGDGGNGCASFRREKFIEFGGPDGGDGGRGGDIVIECVDGLNTLIDYRYQQHFKAQRGENGKGKQRHGAGGKDLVLRVPVGTQVFDDDKETLLADLTEVGQKVVLLKGGNGGFGNMRFTTSTNRAPRRANPGEVGPERWIWLRLKLIADAGLVGLPNAGKSTFLAAVSAAKPKIADYPFTTLHPNLGVARVDEREFVIADIPGLIEGAHEGIGIGDRFLGHIERCRVLLHLVDATTEHAGKTYKAVRNELALYGGGLADKPEVVALSKADALDPDTLKEQVARLKRAAKRTPLVLSAHTGQGVAEALRALAAVIADAKAMEADEEEPALEGWQP; this is translated from the coding sequence ATGAAATTCCTCGATCAGGCCAAGGTTTACGTGAAGGCGGGCGACGGCGGCAATGGCTGCGCCTCGTTCCGCCGCGAGAAGTTCATCGAGTTCGGTGGGCCGGACGGCGGCGATGGCGGCCGCGGCGGCGACATCGTCATCGAGTGCGTCGACGGCCTCAACACGCTGATCGACTATCGCTACCAGCAGCACTTCAAGGCCCAGCGCGGCGAGAACGGCAAGGGCAAGCAGCGCCACGGCGCCGGCGGCAAGGATCTCGTGCTGCGCGTGCCGGTCGGCACCCAGGTGTTCGACGACGACAAGGAGACGCTGCTCGCCGACCTCACCGAGGTCGGCCAGAAGGTGGTGCTGCTCAAGGGCGGCAATGGCGGCTTCGGCAACATGCGCTTCACCACCTCCACCAACCGCGCGCCGCGCCGGGCCAATCCCGGCGAAGTGGGGCCGGAGCGCTGGATCTGGCTGCGGCTGAAGCTGATCGCCGATGCCGGCCTCGTCGGCCTGCCCAACGCCGGCAAATCGACGTTCCTCGCCGCGGTGTCGGCGGCGAAGCCGAAGATCGCCGACTATCCCTTCACCACCCTGCACCCCAATCTCGGCGTGGCGCGGGTCGACGAGCGCGAGTTCGTGATCGCCGACATTCCCGGCCTGATCGAGGGCGCACACGAGGGCATCGGCATCGGCGACCGCTTTCTCGGCCATATCGAGCGCTGCCGGGTGCTGCTGCACCTCGTCGATGCCACCACCGAGCACGCCGGCAAGACCTACAAGGCGGTGCGGAACGAGCTCGCGCTCTATGGCGGCGGCCTTGCCGACAAGCCCGAGGTGGTGGCGCTGTCCAAGGCCGATGCGCTCGATCCCGACACGCTGAAGGAACAGGTGGCGCGGCTGAAGCGCGCCGCCAAGCGCACCCCGCTGGTGCTCTCGGCGCACACCGGCCAGGGCGTCGCCGAGGCGCTCCGGGCGCTGGCGGCGGTGATCGCCGACGCCAAGGCGATGGAGGCGGACGAGGAGGAGCCGGCGCTGGAGGGCTGGCAGCCGTGA
- a CDS encoding type II toxin-antitoxin system VapC family toxin — protein MINPLLLDTCAALWIAEDAPLEDEAAAALDAAANHQGSVFISPITAWEIGLLVARGRLRTALTPLALYQSICDLPAMQATILSPEILVASSFLPGEPPRDPFDRAIIATAREHGLTVVTRDRAILGYAKEGHVLALAC, from the coding sequence GTGATTAACCCGCTCCTGCTGGATACCTGCGCCGCCCTTTGGATCGCGGAGGACGCGCCGCTCGAAGACGAAGCCGCGGCGGCGCTCGATGCCGCGGCCAACCACCAAGGCTCCGTCTTCATCTCGCCTATTACAGCCTGGGAAATCGGCCTCCTGGTGGCGCGAGGGCGACTAAGGACGGCACTGACCCCGCTGGCGCTGTATCAGTCGATTTGCGATCTCCCCGCCATGCAGGCGACGATCCTGTCTCCCGAGATTCTGGTCGCGTCATCTTTCCTGCCTGGCGAACCACCCCGCGATCCGTTCGACCGGGCGATCATCGCCACCGCTCGCGAGCACGGTCTCACCGTGGTGACCCGCGACCGCGCCATTCTGGGCTATGCGAAGGAAGGTCATGTCCTGGCGTTGGCCTGCTGA
- the proB gene encoding glutamate 5-kinase: MCSSPSSKTQQAAPQLAAFRRIVIKVGSALLVDPKEGVPRTEWLASLAADLGMLHRRGADLMVVSSGAIALGRTVLRLGRGPLKLEESQAAAAVGQIALARVWSEMLAAEGMKAGQILLTLGDTEERRRYLNGRNTLDKLLELGAVPVINENDTVATTEIRYGDNDRLAARVGTMASADLVVLLSDIDGLYTAPPQQDPTATFIPVVPRITAEIEAMAGDVGSELSRGGMRTKIEAAKIATSGGAHLLIASGRVPNPLRAVEQGARATWFLTPANPVTARKKWIAGSLEPKGTLHIDAGARAALKRGKSLLPAGVIRIEGAFARGDAVIVRGPDGAEVARGLVAYDAEDAAKILRRSSEDILMILGFSGRTEMIHRDDMAFAGE; the protein is encoded by the coding sequence ATGTGCTCGTCCCCGTCCTCCAAGACCCAGCAAGCCGCGCCGCAGCTCGCGGCGTTCCGCCGCATCGTCATCAAGGTCGGCTCGGCGCTGCTGGTCGATCCCAAGGAGGGCGTGCCGCGCACCGAGTGGCTGGCCTCGCTCGCCGCCGATCTCGGCATGCTGCATCGGCGCGGCGCCGATCTGATGGTGGTGTCGTCGGGGGCCATCGCGCTCGGCCGCACCGTGCTGCGGCTCGGTCGCGGCCCGCTCAAGCTGGAGGAGAGCCAGGCCGCTGCCGCGGTCGGCCAGATCGCGCTGGCCCGGGTGTGGTCGGAGATGCTGGCGGCGGAAGGGATGAAGGCCGGCCAGATCCTGCTCACCCTGGGCGATACGGAAGAGCGGCGGCGCTATCTCAACGGCCGCAACACGCTCGACAAGCTGCTGGAGCTTGGCGCGGTGCCGGTGATCAACGAGAACGACACCGTCGCCACCACCGAGATCCGCTATGGCGACAATGACCGCCTCGCCGCGCGCGTCGGCACCATGGCGTCGGCCGATCTCGTCGTGCTGCTGTCCGACATCGACGGCCTCTACACCGCGCCGCCGCAGCAGGACCCGACCGCGACCTTCATCCCGGTGGTGCCGCGGATCACCGCCGAGATCGAGGCAATGGCCGGCGATGTCGGCTCGGAACTGTCGCGCGGCGGCATGCGCACCAAGATCGAGGCGGCCAAGATCGCCACCTCGGGCGGCGCCCACCTCCTCATCGCCTCAGGAAGGGTGCCGAACCCGCTGCGCGCCGTCGAGCAGGGGGCGCGGGCGACCTGGTTCCTGACGCCGGCCAACCCGGTCACCGCCCGCAAGAAATGGATCGCCGGCTCGCTGGAGCCGAAGGGCACGCTCCACATCGATGCCGGCGCGCGCGCCGCGCTGAAGCGCGGCAAGTCGCTGCTGCCGGCCGGCGTCATCAGGATCGAAGGCGCGTTCGCCCGCGGCGACGCGGTGATCGTGCGCGGCCCAGACGGCGCCGAGGTGGCGCGCGGTCTCGTCGCCTATGACGCCGAGGACGCCGCCAAGATCCTGCGCCGCTCGTCCGAGGACATCCTGATGATTCTCGGCTTTTCCGGCCGAACCGAGATGATCCACCGCGACGACATGGCCTTCGCCGGCGAGTGA